The following are encoded together in the Hoplias malabaricus isolate fHopMal1 chromosome 3, fHopMal1.hap1, whole genome shotgun sequence genome:
- the capgb gene encoding capping protein (actin filament), gelsolin-like b has translation MLPFQAAPGQFSVTVREPGLHCWRVEKMKAVPLENSEVGAFFNGDAYLVLENRGDQGADLHMWIGEKSSRDEQVACAMLATQLDNFLGGEPVQHRQVQGYESPQFMNLFPRGVTYKEGGVESGFRKAQSGSGPVQRLYHIKGKKNIRAKEVELSWDSFNKGDCFILDLGETIVSWVGSQANIFEKQKVREISTLIRDTERHGKAQITHINEGEETAEMLKVLGSVPVLKDSTPEDDSQADVSNSASLYKVSDATGSMKLTKVSEKNPFAKDLLIRDDCFILDNGANGKIFVWKGSGANADEKREALKMADDFIQKMNYPRMKTQVEILPQGRETVIFKQFFQNWN, from the exons ATGCTCCCCTTCCAGGCAGCTCCAGGTCAGTTTTCGGTGACAGTCAGGGAGCCAGGGCTGCACTGCTGGAGGGTGGAGAAAATGAAGGCTGTGCCTTTAGAGAATTCTGAAGTGGGAGCTTTCTTCAATGGAGATGCCTACTTGGTGCTGGAAAACAGAGGAGATCAGGGAGCAGACCTGCACATGTGGATTG GAGAGAAGTCATCTCGTGATGAGCAGGTTGCATGTGCCATGCTTGCTACCCAGCTGGACAACTTTCTGGGTGGAGAGCCAGTCCAGCACAGGCAGGTGCAGGGCTATGAGTCACCACAGTTCATGAACCTGTTCCCCAGGGGCGTCACCTATAAG gaAGGAGGAGTGGAGTCTGGCTTTAGGAAAGCACAGAGTGGATCTGGTCCAGTTCAAAGACTATATCACatcaaggggaaaaaaaatatcagagctaAGGAGGTGGAGCTGAGCTGGGACAGTTTCAATAAAGGAGACTGCTTCATCCTCGACTtgggagag ACAATCGTGTCCTGGGTGGGCTCTCAGGCCAACATCTTTGAGAagcagaaagtgagagagatttCCACCTTgatcagagacacagagagacatggAAAAGCCCAGATCACTCACATCAACGAGGGAGAGGAGACAGCAGAAATGCTGAAG GTGCTTGGTTCAGTGCCAGTGCTTAAAGACAGCACACCAGAGGATGACAGCCAAGCAGATGTATCTAACTCTGCATCCCTCTACAAG GTTTCAGATGCTACAGGCTCAATGAAGCTGACCAAAGTCTCAGAAAAAAATCCATTTGCCAAGGACCTGCTCATACGTGATGACTGCTTTATCTTAGACAATGGAGCCAATGGCAAGATCTTTGTTTGGAAAG GAAGTGGTGCAAATGCAGATGAAAAGAGGGAAGCTCTTAAGATGGCAGATGATTTCATACAAAAAATGAATTACCCCAGGATGAAAACTCAG